The following are encoded together in the Labeo rohita strain BAU-BD-2019 chromosome 17, IGBB_LRoh.1.0, whole genome shotgun sequence genome:
- the LOC127180043 gene encoding L-threonine 3-dehydrogenase, mitochondrial → MSCVRAVRGLAPVCGFQPLAVLSRGVSFSPRQVTSDASFHSVSFSESDHPRVLITGGLGQLGVGLAKLLRKQFGKYNVILSDIRKPSADVYQSGPFIYSDVLDYKNLCEIVVNNRISWLIHYSILLSVVAEANVSIARDVNITGLHNVLDVATEHGLRLFVPSTIGAFGPTSPRNPTPDLCIQRPQTIYGVSKVHAELMGEYYHHRYGLDFRCLRYPGIISADSQPGGGTTDYAVQIFHDAVKTGRFVCNLRPDTRLPMMFIDDCLRATLEFLEAPAETLSMRTYNISAMSFTPEELVREIKKQLPDLQVTYEIDPVPQAIADSWPMVFDDGNARSDWGWKHNYSLPELVQTMLKFTGSDSRMARAN, encoded by the exons ATGTCCTGTGTGAGAGCTGTGCGAGGTCTGGCACCCGTCTGTGGCTTTCAGCCTCTTGCTGTTTTATCTCGCGGTGTCAGTTTCTCTCCGCGCCAAGTCACATCCGACGCCAGTTTTCACTCGGTGTCCTTCTCTGAATCTGATCATCCCAGAGTTCTCATTACCG GAGGTCTGGGTCAGCTGGGAGTAGGGCTGGCCAAACTGCTCAG GAAGCAGTTTggaaaatataatgttattctGTCTGATATCAGGAAACCCTCAGCTGATGTTTACCAAAGCG GTCCCTTTATATATTCTGATGTTTTGGACTATAAGAACTTGTGTGAGATTGTTGTAAACAACCGCATCTCGTGGTTGATTCACTACAGCATCCTACTGAGTGTGGTCGCAGAAGCCAATGTGTCTATCGCTCGTGACGTCAACATCACTG GGTTGCACAATGTCCTTGATGTCGCCACAGAACATGGGCTCCGTCTTTTCGTCCCCAGCACTATTGGAGCCTTTGGCCCCACGTCCCCTCGTAACCCAACCCCAGATCTGTGCATCCAGCGTCCGCAAACCATTTACGGAGTGTCCAAGGTTCACGCTGAGCTAATGGGAGAG tattaccaTCACAGGTATGGTCTTGACTTCCGCTGTCTCAGATACCCAGGAATCATTTCTGCAGACTCTCAACCTGGGGGAGGAACTACAg ACTATGCTGTTCAGATCTTCCATGATGCTGTGAAAACGGGTAGATTTGTGTGCAATCTGAGGCCTGACACGAGACTCCCCATGATGTTCATTGATGATTGTCTGAGAGCCACACTGGAGTTTCTGGAAGCTCCTGCTGAGACGCTGTCCATGCGAACGTACAACATCAGCGCCATGAGTTTCACTCCAGAGGAGCTGGTACGAGAAATCAAGAAGCAGCTGCCAGACCTGCAGGTCACCTATGAGATTGACCCAGTTCCACAGGCCATTG CTGACAGCTGGCCAATGGTCTTTGATGACGGCAATGCCCGCAGTGACTGGGGCTGGAAACACAACTATAGTTTGCCAGAGCTGGTTCAGACGATGCTCAAATTCACTGGCTCAGACTCCAGAATGGCTCGAGCCAACTGA
- the c17h8orf74 gene encoding uncharacterized protein C8orf74 homolog: MASIHTLQEISRMKRDEGIERLSTCFHWTEFDGDDKRQYLHQQFVYDNVMFAVTRGLSWSAVGQVANITKDLLPKLKGLKTSEVICLAKDHLSLIEPRLSTAHHAVLLDYIVKTYVPHQRLYQAFLNGETGLRRIRCELEIECPPHPWPLSEGTDAVELEQQRDLKELSLAQSRKEAEIKELKETAEAQMMAALRASLESLPCEGWMSRQEVEELLRSFLQSQGDIIMEALMKEVCLTEDLLSQKSQLVQRHLTNQPVLPGKNCVVTPTKSKKKRS, translated from the exons ATGGCCTCCATACACACATTACAGGAGATATCGAGGATGAAG AGAGATGAAGGTATCGAGCGACTGAGCACCTGTTTTCACTGGACGGAGTTTGATGGTGACGACAAACGCCAGTATTTACATCAACAGTTTGTGTATGACAATGTGATGTTTGCAGTTACGCGAGGACTGTCGTGGTCGGCAGTCGGGCAGGTGGCAAACATCACCAAAGACCTCCTGCCCAAACTCAAAG GTTTGAAGACATCGGAGGTCATTTGCCTCGCCAAGGATCATTTATCACTGATAGAGCCTCGTCTCTCCACTGCCCATCATGCTGTTCTCCTGGACTATATTGTGAAAACATATGTTCCTCATCAGCGGCTCTATCAGGCATTTTTAAACGGTGAGACGGGTCTTAGACGCATCAGATGTGAGCTTGAGATTGAATGCCCACCTCATCCGTGGCCCCTCAGTGAGGGAACAGATGCTGTGGAGCTGGAACAGCAGCGGGATCTCAAAGAGCTGAGTTTGGCACAGTCCAGAAAAGAAGCAGAAATCAAGGAACTCAAAGAGACGGCTGAAGCTCAGATGATGGCAGCGCTGCGGGCCAGTTTAGAAAGCCTTCCATGTGAAGGCTGGATGAGCAGACAG GAGGTTGAAGAATTGCTGCGCAGTTTTCTACAGTCGCAAGGAGACATTATCATGGAGGCTCTGATGAAGGAAGTCTGTCTCACAGAGGATCTGTTGAGCCAGAAGTCTCAACTAGTACAAAGACACCTTACAAATCAACCGGTTTTACCTGGAAAGAACTGTGTGGTGACTCCCACAAAATCAAAAAAGAAGAGAAGTTGA
- the rp1l1a gene encoding LOW QUALITY PROTEIN: retinitis pigmentosa 1-like 1 protein (The sequence of the model RefSeq protein was modified relative to this genomic sequence to represent the inferred CDS: inserted 2 bases in 1 codon) — translation MHRTTQGSFDANTRFQNEPHQFPHPPASSFGFSVTAASPAKRITFYKSGDAQFKGVKMAIHKRSFRCFDALLDDLSQKVPLPFGVRTITTPRGTHSIKHLEQLEDGGCYLCSDRRYVRPINMEAAGKRPAVWHHHSQPHNPRRKPSRPEXSPPSGHQHHHRHPKRIVLVKNNDPTVRRSIILSRRTARSLRVFMDEISELMQCHVKKLYTLEGRKIDNIQSLMQCPSVLVCVGREPFRPLLMESLKKLSDEKLPGMGTRSHSSICSEGHESKKNVNFGLETKKSIIHPRSDSSNRSTRFSLSSEKSYQNGLCMTPGQSGCVSNCPYVKEVVVNDDIEKRVLVNKDGSLSVEMKVRFRLCNDETLQWSTEIKKSSVKVNDSGSVKDADYLQAKAEYSDPDSISPSETEEAFATKLHQKHIEETVCQNCCNHCQEYDIWKNPLHKDSGSCKSPSSSASSHKVVRKKTSVDSTRTISRSSGEYTEHVVEKASCFQQTVEEGDTRVEYCAISHCCNRSEVSSAGLTSKSKRSCEDVCERTNCSHIEPEISSMPHCEFIKVTEERPVSAVSNSSKVLESLKEDQDDEYDDLPPSISRASHWSQSDHLESDDQPKCVHCCGYQSSSRSYLSPRPPSKESNGAVHSLKLKKYKTTFAAPPEPDGMSTATPISKVSSRSHPCHCGAITPSSVMSDRQHRPEDRACSTNSRHSQASCKSRGQGNTPGCNASDALEIHDNDAANRSLSATSGVSKRSGESGVCSCCGEHKRLNGNADRSESEKADSVVSKSNKSAASTSVVHENCEPVNNMSEGELKGVRSGSALSKNSNASSASKISKKSNCSAHTMCSVGKSSKCEHNEAESVVERTKSATPVGSDCIVSEREPTPALVLTEMDKAEEKSQERAVSPLSACSNLSAASRTSHKSKSEHSENAKMPRSHSPNDLEEVPSNLFNSQGDISEIAATQSHAATDNHCGQDTEFPQDVRSASAMSNKSNRSSEHPSHTSERTTKSVKSCCDLLDKVQCEPETEVTTEERLCSPLSHCSKISVKSHASSKNSHAKSKSKDRVPSAMSVKTNTSKGSCRSCKSNHGVPETTVTSEPNDTAPNECASPKSESNRATSAMSQTSEKSNACSDRSGAKSLASQEVKNGKDMTQNALTVTSPSPRSKRSPSPRSKRSPSPKSKRSPSPRSKRSPSPRSTHSTEIKKTESRAPSGMSVSSNVSSQSKRSSKCHCPSGNLRETKTEMLKVYAKDESESLSGKSKLSVKSLINNIKSSSNQFDEPLSPTSTASVSLGLVEELKGDDFDERPTSGMSATAEEAGHTLDIVNGVNAEERPKTEMSMNSAISDKSKKSHHKNCKTPDRALSPVSAESVMSAEVKKSKSGSQLNENNIRVPSTLSLSSSRSKSPSGVSQESAKNKAMKERHCESVNNTSQAEMNEMSSNHDQSERASGKATPESTSQHSVKSKSGESTKVSDTSKCKRSKCSSQCLEINKLNIKYNGDIDGGTVKSSTSDRRSVKNNASRPNSAGMSESSQNCISLPQEMPNKSKASFKHHGSSSNSVLSRALSAADLLKEIIGNARPVSRGSKSVASGKDVDKVDNKSQKSSRSKVSISLECNNKELMPSCLPNASPTEVVNDWLRNIPIDTHVYEMDAELIEEVTLTQGGEDTSQRDKVDAPESRIEIEKPHDDQAGENPIQDICVETELCNELEVSTMDPDREALTKQDSLQKQRHSSVQVMKVLLGPKLDRSSSLPEVSPVYGRKLSQSAQGLLDCLANLRLIDSDSKNEKQHKYNEIMMILQSLWLQKPSEDEQKINPSAEEEFNPRSSSGVDVSSVSTSSVNGIVEKTETVQGTIPPIAEREGSLQDKDEEDEVKSTAQACESLDPSKVPSDLVSPDIAEQVQGSPENPQLDNDQENGVLQEDVESSENKNESGQTPQTTSYKSSGNESYAMKSQENTTSSGTPPSVQRAPLKKRVSQDPDPVWVLSLLKKLEKQFMLHYADAMAEFKVRWDLDDNELLDKMISELKEEVQKRIQSSINRELLKIQSRAGRGPRPPGNTLSRESTVQTEQRRKRLRVMRNKSILSRSDENYTASGTEYSDQRSDDEYCPCDACMKKKLVSRAVQRAQALSLAPVMMEFDLRKILQMKKDPAQPTEPKTEDQHPTNVTCAVEKEENNLEVVNEEVEEANDNTIEMADQEPDADVNITDQDKNAESIKDVSLDSETRDPNEEEANDKRDSGGEDDVENKEGEDAKEEVVVNGMKDAEEEEEVEIEEEDCENKDSPEGDAANAENSDTPVEVEKEDEMTEIGEEAELDDKVAATRGESTEDESAEDGGESKDDAPETTEDETPNEESTNEENPDGNQDGSVEDNANEDGTSNTGQDEEQPEETSKANIEAEVNGDAENEMDKCSSVEEDFENDKSDETVIDNAESALVKQVTKTSVESQPGSEENQTAKLKDLQSFMESVESQADSMVVITKQAPYKEPHGPGNQKDMCNGLTEWQVSPKISNRANKQKKGQ, via the exons ATGCACAGGACGACCCAAGGCTCCTTCGACGCCAATACCCGTTTTCAGAATGAACCTCATCAGTTTCCTCATCCTCCAGCGTCGTCCTTTGGCTTCAGCGTGACTGCAGCCAGCCCAGCCAAGAGAATCACCTTCTACAAGAGTGGCGACGCTCAGTTCAAAGGCGTCAAGATGGCCATCCATAAACGGAGCTTCAGATGCTTTGATGCCTTGTTGGATGACCTTTCCCAAAAGGTTCCTCTCCCTTTTGGCGTGCGCACCATCACGACCCCCAGAGGGACCCACAGCATTAAACATTTAGAGCAGTTAGAGGACGGAGGCTGTTACCTCTGTTCTGACAGACGCTATGTTAGGCCAATCAACATGGAGGCTGCAGGGAAGAGGCCGGCGGTGTGGCACCACCACAGCCAACCGCATAACCCTCGCCGCAAGCCCTCCCGACCCGA GAGCCCCCCCTCTGGACATCAGCACCACCATCGGCATCCCAAAAGGATTGTTCTGGTAAAAAACAACGACCCGACTGTTAGGCGATCCATTATTCTGAGCAGACGGACCGCTCGGAGTCTTCGTGTCTTCATGGACGAGATTTCAGAACTCATGCAGTGTCATGTCAAGAAACTCTACACTCTGGAGGGACGTAAG ATTGACAATATTCAGAGTCTGATGCAGTGTCCTAGTGTGCTGGTCTGTGTAGGTCGAGAGCCTTTCAGGCCGCTGCTCATGGAAAGCTTGAAGAAGCTCTCAGATGAAAAGCTTCCAGGAATGGGCACAAGGTCTCACTCAAGTATCTGCAGTGAAGGCCATGAAAGCAAAAAGAAtg TTAACTTTGGCCTGGAGACAAAGAAAAGCATTATCCATCCACGATCAGACTCCAGTAATAGATCTACAAGATTctctctttcttcagaaaagtcctatCAGAATGGATTATGCATGACCCCAGGACAGTCCGGTTGCGTTAGCAACTGTCCTTACGTTAAAGAAGTCGTAGTGAACGATGACATTGAGAAGAGAGTACTTGTTAACAAAGACGGCAGCCTTTCTGTGGAGATGAAGGTTCGCTTTCGGCTCTGCAACGATGAGACTCTTCAGTGGTCCACTGAGATCAAAAAGTCATCTGTGAAAGTCAACGACTCTGGCTCTGTAAAAGATGCCGATTATCTTCAAGCTAAAGCTGAGTATTCAGACCCAGACTCCATATCTCCATCTGAGACTGAAGAAGCCTTTGCAACAAAGCTGCATCAGAAGCATATCGAGGAAACGGTTTGCCAGAACTGTTGCAACCACTGCCAAGAGTATGACATCTGGAAAAACCCCTTGCATAAAGACTCCGGGAGTTGTAAATCACCTAGTTCCAGTGCATCGTCTCACAAAGTTGTACGCAAAAAGACATCTGTGGATAGTACGCGCACAATTTCTCGTTCCAGCGGCGAGTACACTGAGCATGTGGTGGAAAAGGCCTCCTGTTTTCAGCAGACTGTTGAGGAAGGAGACACTAGAGTAGAATACTGTGCAATAAGTCATTGCTGCAATCGAAGTGAAGTATCATCTGCTGGACTCACGTCAAAAAGCAAGAGATCTTGTGAGGACGTCTGTGAGAGAACTAATTGCTCTCATATAGAACCTGAAATCTCTTCTATGCCACATTGTGAGTTCATTAAGGTCACGGAAGAGCGTCCGGTTTCTGCAGTCAGCAACTCATCCAAAGTGCTTGAGTCTTTAAAGGAAGATCAGGATGATGAATATGACGACCTGCCACCAAGCATCTCAAGAGCATCACACTGGTCTCAAAGTGACCATCTAGAGAGTGATGATCAACCTAAATGTGTTCATTGTTGTGGCTACCAGTCTTCATCAAGATCTTATTTGTCCCCTAGACCACCAAGTAAAGAATCAAACGGTGCTGTTCACTCACTTAAGCTCAAAAAGTATAAAACCACTTTTGCAGCACCACCAGAGCCAGATGGGATGAGTACAGCAACTCCAATATCAAAAGTGTCCTCCAGATCCCATCCGTGTCATTGCGGAGCCATAACCCCAAGTTCAGTTATGTCTGATAGGCAGCACAGGCCTGAGGACAGGGCTTGTAGTACAAATTCCAGACATAGCCAAGCATCCTGTAAATCTAGAGGTCAAGGAAACACCCCTGGATGCAATGCATCAGATGCTTTGGAGATACATGACAACGATGCTGCAAACAGATCTTTAAGTGCAACATCAGGTGTGTCGAAACGATCTGGAGAGTCTGGTGTTTGCTCATGCtgtggtgagcataaaagattGAATGGGAATGCAGACAGGAGCGAATCAGAGAAAGCTGATTCTGTAGTGTCGAAGTCAAACAAATCTGCTGCATCCACTTCAGTTGTTCACGAAAACTGTGAACCAGTTAATAATATGTCTGAAGGGGAACTCAAAGGGGTACGCTCTGGGTCTGCACTGTCTAAAAATTCGAATGCCTCTTCTGCTtccaaaatctcaaaaaaatCTAACTGCTCTGCACATACTATGTGTTCTGTTGGGAAATCCTCTAAATGTGAACATAATGAAGCAGAAAGTGTTGTAGAAAGAACCAAAAGTGCCACACCAGTCGGGTCAGACTGCATTGTTTCAGAGCGAGAGCCCACACCAGCCTTGGTCTTGACAGAAATGGATAAAGCTGAAGAAAAAAGCCAAGAAAGAGCTGTCAGCCCATTGTCAGCCTGTTCAAATTTATCAGCTGCATCGAGGACATCCCACAAATCAAAGTCTGAACATTCAGAGAATGCTAAAATGCCTAGATCTCATAGTCCAAATGATTTAGAGGAAGTGCCATCAAACTTATTTAATTCTCAGGGTGATATATCAGAAATTGCTGCTACTCAGAGTCATGCTGCGACAGATAATCATTGTGGACAAGACACAGAGTTTCCTCAAGACGTTAGATCAGCTAGTGCCATGTCTAATAAATCAAACCGATCTTCTGAACATCCGTCGCATACATCGGAGCGAACAACTAAGTCTGTCAAATCTTGTTGTGACTTACTAGACAAAGTTCAGTGTGAGCCAGAAACTGAGGTAACCACTGAAGAAAGATTATGCAGTCCACTGTCCCACTGCTCCAAAATATCTGTAAAGTCACATGCATCCTCAAAGAATTCACATGCAAAGTCAAAATCTAAGGATAGAGTTCCCAGTGCAATGTCTGTCAAAACAAACACGTCTAAGGGATCTTGTAGGTCTTGCAAATCAAACCACGGTGTTCCAGAAACCACAGTTACCTCAGAACCAAATGATACAGCACCTAATGAATGCGCAAGTCCAAAAAGTGAGTCAAATAGAGCTACCAGCGCAATGTCTCAGACCTCAGAAAAGTCTAATGCCTGCTCTGACAGATCTGGTGCAAAGAGCCTGGCATCTCAGGAAGTGAAGAATGGCAAAGACATGACACAGAATGCCTTAACTGTGACCTCTCCATCGCCTAGGTCAAAGAGGTCCCCATCTCCTAGGTCAAAAAGGTCACCATCTCCTAAATCGAAGAGGTCCCCATCTCCAAGGTCAAAGAGGTCTCCATCACCTAGATCAACCCACAGCACTGAAATTAAGAAAACTGAGAGCAGAGCACCAAGTGGGATGTCAGTAAGCTCTAATGTATCCTCACAATCCAAAAGATCCAGTAAATGTCATTGTCCCAGTGGTAATTTGAGAGAGACAAAGACTGAGATGCTGAAAGTGTATGCCAAAGATGAATCTGAGAGCTTGTCAGGAAAATCAAAACTGTCAGTTAAATCTcttataaataacattaagtCTTCAAGCAACCAGTTTGATGAACCTCTAAGCCCTACATCAACAGCATCCGTTTCTCTTGGACTTGTAGAAGAGCTCAAGGGTGATGACTTTGATGAACGACCAACCAGTGGCATGTCAGCCACCGCAGAGGAAGCTGGACATACGTTAGATATTGTAAATGGAGTAAATGCAGAGGAAAGGCCAAAGACAGAAATGTCTATGAACTCTGCAATTTCAGACAAATCCAAAAAGTCCCATCACAAGAACTGTAAGACTCCTGATCGAGCCCTTTCGCCTGTCTCAGCTGAAAGCGTCATGTCAGCAGAAGTCAAGAAAAGCAAGTCGGGAAGCCagttaaatgaaaacaatatcaGAGTGCCCTCCACTTTGTCACTGTCATCTTCACGAAGTAAGTCACCCTCGGGAGTTTCACAGGAAAGCGCTAAAAATAAAGctatgaaagaaagacattgtGAAAGTGTCAACAACACCAGCCAGGCAGAAATGAATGAGATGTCTTCAAATCATGACCAAAGTGAAAGAGCCTCTGGAAAAGCTACTCCAGAAAGTACATCTCAACATTCAGTGAAATCCAAAAGTGGGGAAAGTACTAAAGTGAGTGATACATCTAAATGTAAAAGATCTAAATGTTCTTCCCAGTGtttggaaataaataaactgaatataaaatataatggaGACATAGATGGTGGCACAGTTAAGTCATCCACATCAGACAGAagatctgtaaaaaataatgcatcCCGACCAAATTCAGCAGGGATGTCTGAAAGTTCCCAAAATTGTATAAGTCTACCACAAGAGATGCCCAACAAGAGTAAAGCGTCATTCAAGCATCATGGTTCCTCAAGCAACAGTGTTTTATCTCGGGCACTTTCAGCGGCTGATCTGTTGAAAGAGATTATCGGCAATGCGAGACCAGTCAGCAGAGGATCAAAGTCAGTTGCCTCCGGCAAAGATGTCGACAAGGTAGATAATAAAAGCCAAAAAAGCAGCAGGAGCAAAGTCAGCATCTCATTAGAGTGCAACAACAAGGAGCTGATGCCGTCATGCTTACCGAACGCTTCCCCTACAGAAGTTGTGAACGACTGGCTCAGGAACATTCCCATAGATACCCATGTTTATGAAATGGATGCTGAACTCATTGAAGAAGTGACCCTGACTCAAGGTGGTGAGGACACGTCTCAAAGAGACAAAGTTGATGCACCAGAAAGCAGAATAGAGATTGAGAAACCTCATGATGATCAAGCAGGTGAGAATCCCATCCAAGACATTTGTGTTGAGACAGAGTTGTGCAACGAACTAGAAGTAAGCACAATGGATCCAGACCGCGAAGCATTAACCAAACAAGACAGTTTGCAAAAGCAGCGTCATTCTTCGGTTCAGGTCATGAAGGTTTTACTGGGTCCAAAGCTAGACAGATCCAGCAGCTTACCTGAGGTCTCCCCTGTATATGGTAGAAAATTAAGCCAGTCTGCTCAAGGGCTGTTGGACTGCCTTGCGAACTTACGATTGATTGACTCCGActctaaaaatgaaaagcaacataaatataatgaaatcatGATGATCCTACAGTCGCTCTGGCTCCAAAAGCCCTCTGAGGATGAGCAGAAAATAAATCCCTCAGCTGAAGAAGAATTTAACCCACGGTCTTCATCTGGGGTTGATGTAAGCAGCGTTTCCACCAGCTCTGTTAATGGCATAGTAGAAAAAACAGAGACCGTACAAGGCACAATACCACCGATTGCTGAACGAGAGGGATCACTGCAAGACAAAGATGAAGAAGATGAGGTAAAGTCTACAGCTCAAGCATGTGAATCTTTAGATCCGTCCAAAGTCCCATCAGATCTAGTAAGTCCAGACATTGCGGAGCAAGTCCAGGGAAGTCCAGAAAATCCACAACTGGATAATGACCAAGAAAATGGTGTATTGCAAGAAGATGTTGAAAGCAGTGAGAATAAGAATGAATCAGGTCAGACACCACAAACAACCTCTTACAAGAGCTCTGGGAATGAGAGTTACGCTATGAAATCTCAAGAAAATACCACCAGCTCGGGAACTCCACCGTCTGTTCAGAGAGCTCCGCTTAAGAAAAGAGTTTCGCAAGACCCAGATCCCGTTTGGGTGCTGAGCTTATTAAAAAAGCTAGAAAAGCAGTTCATGTTGCATTACGCGGATGCCATGGCGGAGTTCAAAGTGAGGTGGGATTTGGATGACAATGAGTTGCTTGATAAGATGATAAGTGAGCTGAAAGAGGAAGTACAAAAACGGATTCAGTCGAGCATTAACCGAGAACTACTTAAAATCCAAAGTAGGGCCGGCAGGGGTCCGAGACCTCCAGGAAATACTCTATCTAGAGAGTCTACAGTGCAGACTGAGCAGCGACGCAAGCGTCTTCGGGTCATGCGTAATAAGTCCATCTTGTCTAGAAGTGATGAAAATTATACTGCGTCTGGTACGGAATACAGCGATCAACGCAGTGACGATGAATACTGCCCGTGTGACGCATGCATGAAAAAGAAACTCGTGTCTAGAGCGGTCCAGAGAGCTCAGGCTTTGAGTTTGGCTCCAGTTATGATGGAATTTGATCTGCGGAAAATTTTGCAGATGAAAAAGGATCCAGCCCAACCTACAGAACCAAAGACGGAAGACCAACACCCAACCAACGTGACTTGTGCAGTTGAGAAAGAAGAGAACAACTTGGAAGTGGTTAATGAAGAGGTAGAGGAAGCGAATGACAATACTATAGAGATGGCAGATCAAGAGCCAGACGCTGATGTCAATATAACTGATCAAGACAAAAACGCAGAAAGCATTAAAGATGTGTCTCTAGACTCTGAGACAAGAGATCCAAATGAAGAGGAAGCAAATGACAAAAGAGATTCTGGTGGTGAAGATGATGTGGAGAACAAAGAAGGTGAGGATGCAAAAGAAGAAGTGGTGGTAAATGGTATGAAAGATGctgaggaggaagaggaagtaGAGATTGAGGAAGAGGACTGTGAGAATAAAGACAGTCCTGAGGGAGATGCAGCAAATGCAGAAAACAGCGATACACCTGTGGAGGTGGAAAAAGAGGATGAGATGACAGAAATTGGTGAGGAAGCcgaattggatgacaaggtggcaGCGACTCGAGGAGAAAGTACAGAAGACGAGTCTGCAGAAGATGGAGGTGAATCTAAAGACGATGCACCTGAAACTACTGAAGATGAAACTCCAAATGAGGAGTCCACCAATGAGGAGAATCCTGATGGGAATCAGGATGGATCTGTAGAGGATAATGCCAATGAAGATGGGACATCAAACACAGGACAGGATGAGGAGCAACCTGAAGAAACCTCCAAGGCAAATATCGAGGCAGAGGTCAATGGAGATGCAGAAAATGAAATGGACAAATGTAGCTCTGTTGAGGAAGATTTTGAGAACGATAAATCTGATGAAACTGTTATTGATAATGCTGAGAGCGCACTAGTGAAACAGGTAACAAAAACGTCAGTGGAGTCTCAACCAGGATCTGAGGAGAATCAGACAGCTAAACTCAAAGATCTTCAGAGTTTCATGGAGAGCGTTGAAAGTCAAGCAGACAGCATGGTTGTGATTACAAAACAAGCGCCATACAAAGAGCCACATGGACCAGGAAACCAAAAGGACATGTGCAATGGCTTGACCGAATGGCAGGTGTCTCCTAAAATAAGCAACAGGGCCAATAAACAAAAGAAAGGACAGTGA